CCGGATGCGATGGTACGACCGTAATCAAGCACCTGAATGCGCTGGCAAACACTCATCACCAAGCTCATGTCATGTTCGATGAGCAGGATGGCGATGCCGAAACGATCACGGATCGTATTGATGCAGTGCAGCAGATCCTCGGTTTCCGTGGGGTTCATGCCTGCGGCCGGCTCGTCGAGCAACAGCAGCTTCATGCCGGTGGCCAAAGCGCGCGCGATCTCCAGCTTGCGCTGCTGGCCGTATGGCAGGTTGGCCGCTTGCGTGGCCGCCAAGCCTTCGAGGTTGAAAATGCGCAGCAGGTCGATGGCCTTCTCATGCATCTCATGCTCCTGCTTCCAGAAGCCCGGGGTGCGGAAGATGGCGCCGCCCATATGGTAGGAGAACGATTCGTCAAAGGCGACGAGCACATTCTCCTCAACGGTGAGCTGCTTGAACAGGCGGATGTTCTGGAAGGTTCTGGCGATGCCGGCACGAACCACCTGATAGGTCTTCTTGCCGTTCATGTGTTCGCCATCCAGCCAGAAATCGCCCTCGGTGGGCTTGTACACGCCGGTCAGCAGGTTGAACACCGTGGTCTTGCCGGCACCGTTGGGGCCGATCAGACCGACGAGTTCGCCTTTGTTGATGGTCATGTTGAAGTCGGATACGGCCTTCAGACCACCGAAGGTGATGCCGAGATGTTCGGCTTTGAGGATGGGCTGGGTATCGTTGCTCATCGTGCAGCCTCCTTCTCGGTTGCATCGGCCGGTTCGTTGACGGCTTTATCGGACTTATCAGCAGCCCTGTCGTTCTTGCCGTTTCCGCGAAGCAGCAGCCGGTTGATGAGCTTGGGCAGCGAGAACTCCCATGAACCAAAGATGCCCTGCGGGCGGAAGATCATGACAAGCACCAGCACCACCGAGTAGGCGAGCATACGGTAGTCAGCGAAGGCACGCAGCAGCTCGGGCAGGATGGTCAGGCCGATGGCGGAGACGATCGAGCCGGTGAGCGAACCCATGCCGCCGAACACCACCATGATCACGTAGTTGATGGAGTTGAGCCAGCCGGCCATGGTGGGGTTCAACGAACCGATGTACTGGGCGAAGATGCCACCTGCAATGCCTGCAAAGAATGCGGAAATCGCGAAGACAAGCACCTTAAGGTACGTGGTGTTGAGTCCGGAAGCGCCCGCAGCGATCTCGTCGTCGCGAATGGCCTTGACGGCGCGCCCGTAACGGGAACGGCCGAACATGAAGAGCACGACCACGGTGACCACCATGATCCAGAACACGACGTACAGGTTGGCGGTGCGTTCGATGCCGATCAGGGCCTGTCCCGCGGCACCCTTGTCAAGGCCCATGCCGCCGGCAACCTTGAGGTTTTGGATGATCACACGAATGATCTCACCGAAGCCCAGCGTGATGATGGCCAAGTAATCGCCATGCAGTCGCAGTGCCGGGATACCAATCAGGATGCCGAACACACACGCCACAATGCCTCCGATCAGCGTGGTAATCAGGAACCTTGCGGTGGGGTCAACGCCGATGCCGGCTGCAACCATGTACTTGGACGCCAGTGCGGCTACATAGGCGCCGATGGCCTCAAAGCCGCAGCAACCCAGCGTCAGCTGGCCAAGCACACCGATGGTGAGGTTCAGGGACGTGGTCATGATGATGGCGATGCATGCGGTCATCATGATGCCCTTGATATAGGAATCGGCCAGACCGGATTCGCACAGAGCCATCACGATGCCGAACGTGGCAAGGATGCCTAGGAAGCACACCACATAGGATTGTGTGGTGGAAAGCATTGTCTTCTTCATACGATCAGACCTTCTCCCCTTCGTTCTTGCCCATAATGCCGGACGGCTTGACGAGCAGCACGATGATCAGGATGGCGAACACGATGGCATCGGAGAATGCCGAGGTGATGAGGCCTCCGGTGACAGTGCCGATATATGCCTTGGTCAGACTCTCGATCAGGCCGATGGCAAGACCACCGATCATGGCGCCCGGGATGGAGCCGATGCCACCAAGGACTGCGGCGACGAATGCCTTCAAGCCCAACATGGCACCCATCATAGGCGACACCTGCGGGTAGGCGGCGCAGTACATCAGCGAGGCGACTGCAGCCAGACCGGAACCGATGGCGAAGGTCAGGGCGATGGTGGAGTTGACGTTGACGCCCATGAGCACAGCGGCCTCCTTGTCTTCGGAGACAGCGCGCATGGCCTTGCCCTGCTTGGTGAACTTGACGAACAGCTGCAGGCCCACCATAATGACCAGGCCGATGACGATGGTCAGCAGTGTGTCTCCGGAAAGCTTGAGCTTGCCGAAGGCAATGGACGGCAGGTGGAAAATGGTCGGGACTGTCTGGAAGTCGGCACCGAAGATGGCCTGAGAGCCGTTCTCCAGCAGCAGGGACATGGCGATGGCGGTGATCAGGGCGGTCATGGAATTGCCCTTCTCGCGCACCGGCTTGTATGCGGCTTTTTCGACGATGACGCCGACGGCCACGCACACCAGGATGGCGGGAATGACCGCCACCCAGGCGGGCAGGCCCATGGCGACGATGGCGGGAATGGTGAGCATCAGCACATATGCGCCGACCATGATGAAATCGCCGTGGGCGAAGTTGATCAGGCGGATGATGCCGTAGACCATGGTGTAGCCCAATGCCACGAGTGCGTACACGCTACCGATTTTCAGGCCATTGAATAGCTGGCTGACAAACATGATGATCTGATCCATCACTGCTCCCCCTTTCTAAATCTCATTGTGTGTTGAATGCGTTTATTGAATGTCTGATGATGCGCCATGAAAACGCGAAAGGGAGAGGGCCGGGAAACCGGCCACTCTCCTATATCGCGCACTCATACTAGAGCGCATGGATTGGAATCATGCAGCGGTGATTCACTTGGGCTGCACGGTGGTGTTGTAGACAGGCTTGCCGTCCTTCATCTCAAGCACGATGACGGACTTGGTCGGGGAGCCGGACTTGTCCATCGTGAACTTACCGGTCACACCGTCGAAGGTCATGCCGGCCACGGCGTTGCGCACATCCTCACGGGTGGCGTTCTTGCCGGCCTTTTCGATGGCCTGCTTGATCATGTAGATCGTGTCGTAGCCCAGAGCGGCGAAAGTGTTCGGCTCGGCGTTGTTCTTGGACTTGTAGGACTTGATGAAGTCCTGCACCTTGGAGTTGGTGTTGTCGTCGGCGGAGTAGTGGGTGGTGTAGTAGGTCTTGTTGTACTGGGCCTTGTCACCGGTGAGCTTGAGGCCGTCGTAGCCGTCAGGGCCCATCACGTAGCCATCGAAGCCCACGGAACGAGCTTGCGGGATGATGTACGGACCAGCCACGGAGTAGTAGTACGGAGCGTAAAGCAGCTCAGCACCGGAGGCCTGGATCTTCTGCAGCTGAGCGGAGTACTCGGTGTCGTCGGCGGAGGAGGAGCTTTCCTTGTCCACCACTTCAAGACCAAGCTTCTCGGCGGCCTTGGCGAAAGCCTCACCCACGCCGGAGGAGTACGGATCACCGGTACCGTAGAGCACGGCGACCTTCTTGACCTTCAGGTTCTCGGCCGCGAAGCGGGCGGCGACCTCACCCTGGTAGGAGTCCTTGAAGCAGGTGCGGAACAGGTAGTTGCCGGTTTCGATGGAATCGGAGGTGGCGGCCGGGGCGATGGTGACCAGCTTGGACTGGTCGGCCAGCGGAGCCACGGCTGCGGTGGTGGCGGAGATGGTCGGACCGGCCACGGCGAGCACGTTGTTGTCGCCAACAAGCTTGTTGTAGGCGTTGGACGCCTCGGTGGCGTCGCCCTTGTCATCCATGGACTCGAGCTTGACCTTCTTGCCGTTGATGCCGCCCTTGGCGTTGATCTCGGAAACGGCCAGCTCGAAGCCCTTGACCTCGGCCTCGCCGTAAGCGGCAGCGGTACCGGAGTTGGTGGTCACGGTGCCGATGGTGATGGTGTCACCAGATGCCTTGGCGCTGGAGCTGGAGGAGTCATCCATGCTGCCGCCGGAGCATCCAGCAAGGGACAACGCCATAACTGCGGCCGCGCTGGCCGCAATGAACTTAGTGGAGAACTTCACGTTCATCCTCTTCCTTCTTCCTTGGGATATTGCAACATCGTTCATCAGTCAATCAACGCGCGGGATATGCGCGTGAGACGTTCCGTTCGCATAATTCACATACCACAGAACTGCATCACACGGCTTGTGACCGTCATCTACGTCTCTCTCATTCGATGTTTGTCGCGGACTGTTATAACCAGACCCGCTTTGAACCCGCAATAAATTGTTCTTATTATGAGACAGCGCAATTACGGAAACGAGAATGCAAGCCCAAGGAAATGTGGGATTCGTGAGGCTTAGGAAACTGCAAACAGGTAGCGGTCACGACCCGTCCAGTCCTGGCCGGTCGATGCGGCAGCGAATCCGGTGGCCCTGGCAAAGGCCACGAGACGATCCCCCTGGGTCACGTCATGTTCCATGACAAGCGCGCCCCCAGGCTTGAGAAGACGGCAGGCCCGCTCGATAATGCGCTCGGGAATCAACGTACCGTCCATCGAGCCGCCATACAAAGCCAATTCCGGATCCCAATCACGCACTTCCGGCTGCTCGGGAATATCGGTCTGCGGCACGTAGGGAGGATTGGTGATGACGATATCGACGGTGCCGTCCAATTGGGCCAATGTGGCGAAGGACGTGGCATCCGCGATTTCCAGATGGTAATTCGAGGCAATGGATGGGTACTTTTTCGCGGTTTCCGACAGATTCCTTCGCGTCCATTCGGCGGTGTTCGGCGACAGCTCCACCGCCCACACCTGGCTGCCGGGCACCTCGCTGACAACGGACAGCCCAATCGCGCCGGAGCCGGCGCACAGATCGACCACACGAGGATGGATCATGCCGTTTCTTGTCAGCCAGTCAAGACCGACCTGCACCACGGTTTCGGTTTCCGGACGCGGAATGAACACGCCAGGGCCGACCTTCAGGTCGAGATAGCGGAACGGCGCATGACCGGTGATGTACTGCAACGGCTCACGCTTGGCACGGCGGGCAAGCATGGATTGGAAGCGGGCAAGCTGTTCGGCTGTGCCAAGCTCCTCCCCCATCAACAGAGCTTTGTCGACATCGCGCAACTCAACACCTGCCGCCTCGGCAAGGAGCAGTTTGGCATCATGCTCAGGCGTCTCAATGCCCGCCTCACGCAATTGCACGGCGGCATCACGAATCACATCGGCAGCAGCCATCACATCCCTATCTTCCGGTGCCTTAATTATCACATAATGTAAGGGTTTGGCCGGTAAATGCGATGCTCGACCGTAGGCTTGACCGAACGGCCTAGAGTGTGTCGAGCATTGTATCTACCGGCCAAACCCGCTCACGCTACTATCACTTCTGATTGGCCAGACGGTCGGCTTCGTCGGCTTGGATGTCGGAGTCGATTACGGCCTGCAGGTCGCCGTCAAGCACGGCATCCAGGTTGTATGCCTTGTAATTCGTACGATGATCGACGATGCGGTTCTCCGGGAAGTTGTAGGTACGGATACGCTCGGAGCGATCCAACGAGCGTACCTGCGAGTGGCGCATATCAGCCGCCTCAGCGGCCTCCTGCTCGTGCTTCATGGCCAGTAGTCGGGACTTCAGCACGCGCAGGGCGGAGGCACGGTTCTGAATCTGCGACTTCTCGTCCTGCATGTTCACCGTGATGCCGGTAGGCAGGTGGGTCATGCGCACGGCGGAATACGTGGTGTTCACGGACTGTCCGCCAGGACCGGAGCTCATGAAGATATCAATCTTCAGGTCTTTCGGATCAATCTCAATTTCGTCATCGTCCTCGTCGGCTTCGGGGAAAACAATCACACCGGCCGCAGAAGTCTGGATGCGCCCCTGTGATTCGGTGACAGGAATGCGCTGCACGCGGTGCACGCCGCCCTCGTATTTCATCGAAGCCCACACGCCGTCTTCGGGAGCAGGCGTGCCCTTGGCCCGGATGGCAATCTGCACGTCCTTGACGCCGCCGAGCTCGGTGGTGTTCTCGGACTGAATGTTCACGCTCCAGCCGCGCTTCTCGGCGTAGCGGGTGTACATACGCAGCAAATCACCGGCAAACAGTGCAGCTTCCTCGCCGCCGGTGCCGGCCTTGATTTCCATAATGGTGTCTCGCGCATCATCCGGATCACGCGGAATAAGCGCGGTGCGCAGCTTTTCTTCCGCGCCCGGCAGTTCGGATTCGAGACGCTTAGCTTCCTCGGCGAAGTCGGCATCCTCGCCGGCCATCTCCTGAGCGGCTTCCAAGTCATCCTTCAATTGCAACCAAGCTTTGTAGGCTCCCACAATGGCACCTAGCTCGGCATGACGACGGCCTAGTTTGCGCAGCTTGTCCGGATTGGACACGACTTCGGGGCTCGCCATCTGCTCTTCGATGGACTGGTACTCCTCAAGTGCGGTCGCCGCCGCGGGGAACTGTTCGTCTGCCATGACACGCTTTCTGGTTGTGTTGTAATCAGGTCAAAAGAATACAAAAACGCCAGTCCTCGGGCGGGCATGCCGAAGCATGCCGGGCCGAATAGGACTGGCGCGAAGTATGCTACTTGCTCTTCTTGCCGTAGCGCTTCTCGAAGCGAGCAACGCGGCCACCGGTATCGAGAATCTTCTGCTTGCCGGTGTAGAACGGGTGGCACTGAGAGCACACGTCAACGAACATGTGATCTTCCTTGCCAGCAGTGCGGGTCACGAAGGTGTTGCCGCACGAGCACGTCACCTCAACGGGGTGGTAATCAGGATGGATACCCTGCTGCATTTTGCGTCTCCTATGGATTCGGGGGACCCGGGTCGTCATGCCCCTATGGCAGACGTGAACCGGAACCTTACGGATTGTACGCGCCTATATGGACGGGGAATACGTTGCGCTGTCGGAAAAGAGTGGGGCCGCAGGGGCTTGAACCCTGGACCGGGCGATTATGAGTCGCATGCTCTAACCGACTGAGCTACGGCCCCACGATGACGTACTGCGATTGCAGAGTAGTCAACTTGCCAAAGTGTAGCACGACCCCGGTCGCAGGAACGGATAACAAACGACCACTCCCGTATGATGTTGTACGCGCCGCCCACCCTGATGCGCGAGTTCAACGTGCCCAGCAGCACCGTGCAATGGCTGACCACCGGATTCATGCTCACCAACGGCATCATGATTCCGGTCACCGCATTCCTCATCGAGACCTTCACCACACGTCAGCTATTCCTGTATGCGATGGGCATGGTCATCGCCTTTGCTCCGGCACTGGGCCCCACCATCTCCGGTCTGCTGGTCGAATGGCTGAGCTGGCGTTGGATGTTCGCGCTGCTGGTGGCAATCGCCGGCGGCGTGATCGCGGCCGCCTGCTTCACGGTGCACAACGTGGGCGAGCCGACCCACCCGCATATCGACGTGCTGTCCGTGGTACTTTCGACCTTCGGTTTCGGCGGTGTGCTCTTCGGCCTCTCCACTGCCGGCGGAAACGGCTGGGGCAGCATGGACGTGCTGGTATCTCTAGCCATTGGCGTAATCGCCCTGACACTGTTCATCTGGCGCCAGATGCGGCTGGAACAGCCAATGCTTGACTTCCGCATTTTCCGCATGGTGGCCATCGTGTGCATCATCTGTCTGGTGGCACCCTTCTTCATCCGAGACCGCGGTCTTCATCCCGGTCAGAAGCGCTGAAAACATGCTCCAGGGCCGCCAGCACACACCGACGGCCCAAGCCCCCCCCCCCAAAAAAAAACAGAGACTACAACTCAGGACGGCAGCCTCGCGAAAGCCCCATCAATCGCGCGCCTGCTCAATCAGCTGATTCAGCATGCCGGTCTTCTTGGCGGCAACCGCCTCCTCCCAATCCAGCCCGGTATCCTTGGCCCGGCCGTAGAAGAATCTGACCAAACCGGGAAAGTCGGGCCGGTATCCACTGTGGCGAAAACTTCGCGCTATGGCCTCGCCCGTCTTGGGATCATCTGGCCGGTGAGCCTCATAGATCGGAATCGCGCAACCCTGCCACCTGCCTCGCACACGGGCAATGCGGTTGACGATCAGGCCGCCGCGTGCGCCGTCATATTCTGCAGCTTGCGGGCTTGCTACATCATAAATACCACCATTAATGAGATCTTCGACCGTCATTATCCCCTTCACCGCATTGGCATCCTTGATCCAAAACATCGAGGCGAAATTGGTGTCATCAATATCCCGGAAATCCTGCAGCTTCCGTTCCCCGACCTGCGGGTCGACGGCGTACACGTATTCCGCCATAGCCCGGAACGGTGAGATGCCGTTATCTTTGTTATGCACCAGCTCGACGCGCATATCCGAGCTTTCATCTCCGGTCAGACCGATGTCGCTGATCGAGCAATCAAAGGAAAACCAATCCCAAAACTGCCACTCGATCATCCGGAGCAGACCCTCGGGATGTGGCTTGAATGGGTTCAAACTGACTTCACGGTAAAACTCACGCCGCGCCTCGGCATACACGGCAAGATTGCATTGCTTGAACATATCAACGACATCCTTGGTATCCAGGATTGCCGGTGCTCCGGAATCTTCAACGGCGGCAGTGGCTTCGGTCATGGTCGGTCCTTCCGGTCAAGTGTGGACGGCAGGCCGCATCGCCCGCCGTGAGACACACTGTACGGAAGCCGGCGACCCGCCGCAACCCGTTGAAACAAACTTGTGGATATGTGGAAATCCAATGATTCCAAGGGATGCCGATTGTGCATAACCATGCCATCGATAGGTGGATAACCGCCGGTTCGACGCACCTCATGCACGAGGTTATCCACCATCCACAGGCTCTACGGCGTGTCATCCACAGTCGGCGATCGAGGCGTATCCGACCCTTGCCAAACACCCTGCCGCTTCGAACGACGCCTGCCAATACGACAAGTGGTCTGCCGCCATGATGAGGACGACCGGCCACCGGTTGCAACGAATCCGTCAGCCGGATTCAGTCAGATAGCTAGATGATAATGCCGTTGCAGTGGTCGACCTCATGTTGGATGATCTGCGCGGTCCATCCAGTGAACGTGGCGTGACGCGCTCGGAAACGACGGTCTTCGTAATCGACCTCGATACGACGGTAACGCAGCGTGCGTCGTTCGCCGGCCAAAGACAGGCATCCTTCCTGGGTGTCGAAGGCACCATCCGAAGCGGTGATTACGGGATTGAGCATCACTGTGACGCGACCGCCAAGGTCCTCGTCCACGAAGGCTATGATGCGCTTGCCCACGCCGATCATATTGGCGGCCATTCCCACGCAGCGCGAACGGTTGGCCTCCAACGTGTCCACGAGGTCCTGCATGGCTGCCTCGTCGCTAGGCTCGGCTGGTTCGGACGGCGTGCGCAGGAACGAGCGCGATGTCATAATGGGGCGTTGCATCAGGCCTCTTCGTGCCAGTGGGGATTCTGGCCGAAGGTGTAGCCTTCGGGATTATCCATCGCGGCGATGTCGGCCATGTCCTGCTCATCCAGCTCAAAGGCGGTCAGATCGAGGTTCTGGCGCTGACGCTCCGGGTTGAGGGACTTCGGAATCGCCACGTCGCCGTACTGCAGATGCCAACGTAGGATGGTCTTGACAACGGAGATACCATGCTTGGCGGCGATACGCTTCAAGTCCGGATCGCGCAGCATCTGGTTGGCACGGCCCAGCGGGCTCCACGCCTCAGTGATGATGCCATGCGCGTTGTCGTAGGCCAGCTGTTCGTGCTGCTGGAAGTACGGATGCAGCTCGACCTGGTTGACGGCAGGGGTCACGCCCGTATCGCGAATAAGCAAATCAATGTGACCGGGCAGGAAGTTGCTAACGCCGATATGCTTGACCAGCCCACGTTCACGGGCTTCGACCAGCGCCTCCCATGCCTCGACGAACTGACCTTGGCTCGGGTTCGGCCAGTGAATCAGGTAGAGGTCGATGTAGTCGAGTCCCATGCGGCACACGCTCTCCTCGATGGTGAGCAGCGCCTCGTCATGGGCGTGGTGGCGGCCAGGCAGCTTGGAAGTGACGATGATGTCTTCACGCGGCACACCGGATTCGCGGATAGCGCGGCCCACCACGCCTTCGTTCTCATAGTTGAAGGCGGAATCGATGAGTCGGTAGCCCTGATGAATGGCAGACTTGATGGCGTCCACACCGGTCAGGCCGTTAACCTTATAGGTGCCGAATCCGGTGGCGGGCAGCTCAAGGCCGTCGTTGGCCTTGCGAATCGGAGTGACTGGTGGCTCAAGCATGATAGTCCTCCTGCTTCTCCTGTGATGGAATATCGATTCCATCATAAAGCCAACCGATACGCGGCAGGCGAACTATTTGACTTCCCGCAATTCCGGCGGACGGCGAGTGGAGAAGCGGAACATGAGTGCGGCGAGAATCACGCCAAGCACCGCCATGCCGGTGAACACCATCATGCTTTGCGGGAAAGCGGTGAAATAGGAGTCGGCGGCATCCGCCCCATTGTTCACGGCGGCGGCCGAAAATCCAGAAATCAGCGCGCTGGCCACAGCAGTGTCGTTGGCTGCGTTGCTGACTGTGTTGTTGGTCGCGTTGTTGCTGGCGTTGCTGACTGTGT
This sequence is a window from Bifidobacterium breve DSM 20213 = JCM 1192. Protein-coding genes within it:
- the rpmE gene encoding 50S ribosomal protein L31, which translates into the protein MQQGIHPDYHPVEVTCSCGNTFVTRTAGKEDHMFVDVCSQCHPFYTGKQKILDTGGRVARFEKRYGKKSK
- a CDS encoding branched-chain amino acid ABC transporter permease, whose amino-acid sequence is MKKTMLSTTQSYVVCFLGILATFGIVMALCESGLADSYIKGIMMTACIAIIMTTSLNLTIGVLGQLTLGCCGFEAIGAYVAALASKYMVAAGIGVDPTARFLITTLIGGIVACVFGILIGIPALRLHGDYLAIITLGFGEIIRVIIQNLKVAGGMGLDKGAAGQALIGIERTANLYVVFWIMVVTVVVLFMFGRSRYGRAVKAIRDDEIAAGASGLNTTYLKVLVFAISAFFAGIAGGIFAQYIGSLNPTMAGWLNSINYVIMVVFGGMGSLTGSIVSAIGLTILPELLRAFADYRMLAYSVVLVLVMIFRPQGIFGSWEFSLPKLINRLLLRGNGKNDRAADKSDKAVNEPADATEKEAAR
- a CDS encoding ABC transporter ATP-binding protein codes for the protein MSNDTQPILKAEHLGITFGGLKAVSDFNMTINKGELVGLIGPNGAGKTTVFNLLTGVYKPTEGDFWLDGEHMNGKKTYQVVRAGIARTFQNIRLFKQLTVEENVLVAFDESFSYHMGGAIFRTPGFWKQEHEMHEKAIDLLRIFNLEGLAATQAANLPYGQQRKLEIARALATGMKLLLLDEPAAGMNPTETEDLLHCINTIRDRFGIAILLIEHDMSLVMSVCQRIQVLDYGRTIASGTPEQIANNPQVISAYLGSDSNDDVDGDSTAKVEPEPSIAKTIQEEGAR
- a CDS encoding efflux MFS transporter permease — its product is MMLYAPPTLMREFNVPSSTVQWLTTGFMLTNGIMIPVTAFLIETFTTRQLFLYAMGMVIAFAPALGPTISGLLVEWLSWRWMFALLVAIAGGVIAAACFTVHNVGEPTHPHIDVLSVVLSTFGFGGVLFGLSTAGGNGWGSMDVLVSLAIGVIALTLFIWRQMRLEQPMLDFRIFRMVAIVCIICLVAPFFIRDRGLHPGQKR
- a CDS encoding aldo/keto reductase: MLEPPVTPIRKANDGLELPATGFGTYKVNGLTGVDAIKSAIHQGYRLIDSAFNYENEGVVGRAIRESGVPREDIIVTSKLPGRHHAHDEALLTIEESVCRMGLDYIDLYLIHWPNPSQGQFVEAWEALVEARERGLVKHIGVSNFLPGHIDLLIRDTGVTPAVNQVELHPYFQQHEQLAYDNAHGIITEAWSPLGRANQMLRDPDLKRIAAKHGISVVKTILRWHLQYGDVAIPKSLNPERQRQNLDLTAFELDEQDMADIAAMDNPEGYTFGQNPHWHEEA
- a CDS encoding branched-chain amino acid ABC transporter permease is translated as MDQIIMFVSQLFNGLKIGSVYALVALGYTMVYGIIRLINFAHGDFIMVGAYVLMLTIPAIVAMGLPAWVAVIPAILVCVAVGVIVEKAAYKPVREKGNSMTALITAIAMSLLLENGSQAIFGADFQTVPTIFHLPSIAFGKLKLSGDTLLTIVIGLVIMVGLQLFVKFTKQGKAMRAVSEDKEAAVLMGVNVNSTIALTFAIGSGLAAVASLMYCAAYPQVSPMMGAMLGLKAFVAAVLGGIGSIPGAMIGGLAIGLIESLTKAYIGTVTGGLITSAFSDAIVFAILIIVLLVKPSGIMGKNEGEKV
- the prmC gene encoding peptide chain release factor N(5)-glutamine methyltransferase; translated protein: MAAADVIRDAAVQLREAGIETPEHDAKLLLAEAAGVELRDVDKALLMGEELGTAEQLARFQSMLARRAKREPLQYITGHAPFRYLDLKVGPGVFIPRPETETVVQVGLDWLTRNGMIHPRVVDLCAGSGAIGLSVVSEVPGSQVWAVELSPNTAEWTRRNLSETAKKYPSIASNYHLEIADATSFATLAQLDGTVDIVITNPPYVPQTDIPEQPEVRDWDPELALYGGSMDGTLIPERIIERACRLLKPGGALVMEHDVTQGDRLVAFARATGFAAASTGQDWTGRDRYLFAVS
- the prfA gene encoding peptide chain release factor 1, with translation MADEQFPAAATALEEYQSIEEQMASPEVVSNPDKLRKLGRRHAELGAIVGAYKAWLQLKDDLEAAQEMAGEDADFAEEAKRLESELPGAEEKLRTALIPRDPDDARDTIMEIKAGTGGEEAALFAGDLLRMYTRYAEKRGWSVNIQSENTTELGGVKDVQIAIRAKGTPAPEDGVWASMKYEGGVHRVQRIPVTESQGRIQTSAAGVIVFPEADEDDDEIEIDPKDLKIDIFMSSGPGGQSVNTTYSAVRMTHLPTGITVNMQDEKSQIQNRASALRVLKSRLLAMKHEQEAAEAADMRHSQVRSLDRSERIRTYNFPENRIVDHRTNYKAYNLDAVLDGDLQAVIDSDIQADEADRLANQK
- a CDS encoding ABC transporter substrate-binding protein — its product is MNVKFSTKFIAASAAAVMALSLAGCSGGSMDDSSSSSAKASGDTITIGTVTTNSGTAAAYGEAEVKGFELAVSEINAKGGINGKKVKLESMDDKGDATEASNAYNKLVGDNNVLAVAGPTISATTAAVAPLADQSKLVTIAPAATSDSIETGNYLFRTCFKDSYQGEVAARFAAENLKVKKVAVLYGTGDPYSSGVGEAFAKAAEKLGLEVVDKESSSSADDTEYSAQLQKIQASGAELLYAPYYYSVAGPYIIPQARSVGFDGYVMGPDGYDGLKLTGDKAQYNKTYYTTHYSADDNTNSKVQDFIKSYKSKNNAEPNTFAALGYDTIYMIKQAIEKAGKNATREDVRNAVAGMTFDGVTGKFTMDKSGSPTKSVIVLEMKDGKPVYNTTVQPK
- a CDS encoding peptide deformylase — its product is MQRPIMTSRSFLRTPSEPAEPSDEAAMQDLVDTLEANRSRCVGMAANMIGVGKRIIAFVDEDLGGRVTVMLNPVITASDGAFDTQEGCLSLAGERRTLRYRRIEVDYEDRRFRARHATFTGWTAQIIQHEVDHCNGIII